A single region of the Aeromonas hydrophila subsp. hydrophila ATCC 7966 genome encodes:
- a CDS encoding GNAT family N-acetyltransferase yields the protein MRPSHRQGTSSPGHRGKEHSLEIRKAQEQDIDAILELNRQIGEIHFEQAPKVFCPPSPEERTFLLAAIAAEGRLFCVAEQEGAVVGFLTARIDINETIPFLSKEPICRIGTVVVDEGRRSQGIGKALIAHCDEWGKAHGAHQIRLEVMSFNERAKALYEALGFKMLSQTMAR from the coding sequence ATGAGACCGTCTCATCGTCAGGGCACATCATCGCCAGGACACAGAGGCAAGGAGCATTCATTGGAAATACGCAAGGCACAAGAGCAGGACATCGACGCCATCCTCGAGCTGAACCGGCAGATAGGAGAGATCCACTTCGAGCAGGCCCCGAAGGTCTTTTGCCCTCCATCCCCCGAGGAGCGGACTTTCTTGCTGGCGGCCATCGCTGCCGAAGGGCGGTTGTTTTGTGTTGCCGAGCAGGAGGGGGCCGTGGTGGGCTTTTTGACTGCGCGCATCGACATCAACGAGACCATCCCGTTTCTGAGCAAAGAGCCCATTTGCCGCATCGGCACCGTGGTGGTCGATGAGGGGCGTCGCTCCCAAGGCATCGGCAAGGCGCTGATCGCCCATTGCGACGAGTGGGGCAAGGCGCACGGTGCCCACCAGATCCGGCTGGAGGTGATGTCGTTCAACGAACGGGCCAAGGCACTCTACGAGGCGTTGGGGTTCAAGATGTTGTCACAGACCATGGCCAGATAA
- a CDS encoding cytochrome ubiquinol oxidase subunit I, producing MISLDDVVSLSRMQFGATAMFHFLFVPLTLGLSWILVIAESAYVMTGKVIYKDITRFWGKLFGINFVMGVTTGITLEFQFGTNWAYYSHYVGDIFGTPLAVEGLMAFFLESTLVGLFFFGWDKLSRGQHLLVTMLVALGSNLSALWILIANGWMQNPVGAEFNPMTMRMELVDVAAVIFNPVAQVKFVHTVAAGYVAASLFVMGVSSWYLLRRMEVRFALRSFAIASGFGLAAILSVIVLGDESGYRTGEVQQVKLAAIEAEWHTEPAPASFTLFGFPDQAAETTHAAVKIPYLMGIIATRSLDEQVTGLKDLKARHEERIRSGMLAHEALETMRADGSNQAARATFDRHRQDLGYGLLLTPYAKEIGKADEAAIAKAVADSIPQVAPLFWSFRLMVGIGVVLLALFAAAFLQLCRGKLVQSPRLLKALFWSIPLPWIAIEAGWFVAEFGRQPWTISDVLPVSASVSLLTPGQLWFSLISICLIYTSLLVVELFLLRHVIRKGPASLQTGRYQGEVLQNGSPA from the coding sequence ATGATAAGCCTGGATGATGTGGTCAGCCTCTCCCGAATGCAGTTCGGGGCGACGGCGATGTTCCACTTTCTGTTTGTGCCCCTCACCCTGGGGCTGTCCTGGATCCTGGTGATCGCCGAGTCGGCCTACGTGATGACCGGCAAGGTGATCTACAAAGACATCACCCGTTTCTGGGGCAAGCTGTTTGGCATCAACTTCGTGATGGGGGTGACCACCGGCATTACCCTGGAGTTCCAGTTCGGTACCAACTGGGCCTACTACTCCCACTATGTCGGCGACATCTTCGGCACGCCGCTGGCGGTGGAGGGACTGATGGCCTTCTTCCTCGAGTCCACCCTGGTGGGTCTGTTCTTCTTCGGCTGGGACAAGCTCTCCCGCGGTCAGCACCTGCTGGTGACCATGCTGGTGGCTCTCGGCTCCAACCTCTCCGCGCTCTGGATCCTCATCGCCAACGGCTGGATGCAAAACCCGGTCGGCGCCGAGTTCAACCCCATGACCATGCGCATGGAGCTGGTGGACGTGGCCGCGGTGATCTTCAACCCGGTGGCCCAGGTCAAGTTCGTGCACACGGTGGCGGCGGGTTATGTGGCGGCCTCCCTGTTCGTGATGGGGGTGAGCAGCTGGTATCTGCTGCGCCGTATGGAGGTGCGCTTCGCCCTGCGCTCCTTTGCCATCGCCTCGGGCTTTGGTCTGGCGGCCATCCTCTCGGTCATCGTGCTCGGCGACGAGTCGGGCTATCGCACCGGTGAGGTGCAGCAGGTGAAGCTGGCCGCCATCGAGGCGGAGTGGCACACCGAGCCGGCGCCGGCCTCCTTCACCCTGTTCGGCTTTCCGGATCAGGCCGCCGAGACCACCCATGCCGCGGTGAAGATCCCCTATCTGATGGGCATCATCGCCACCCGCTCCCTCGATGAGCAGGTGACGGGCCTCAAGGATCTCAAGGCGCGGCACGAGGAGCGCATTCGCAGCGGCATGCTGGCCCACGAGGCGCTGGAGACGATGCGGGCCGATGGCAGCAACCAGGCGGCGCGAGCCACCTTTGATCGTCATCGCCAGGATCTGGGCTACGGCCTCTTGCTCACCCCCTATGCCAAGGAGATTGGCAAGGCGGACGAGGCGGCCATCGCCAAGGCGGTGGCGGACTCCATCCCCCAGGTGGCGCCGCTGTTCTGGAGCTTTAGGCTGATGGTGGGTATCGGCGTGGTGCTGCTGGCGCTGTTTGCCGCCGCCTTCCTGCAGCTGTGCCGGGGCAAGCTGGTGCAATCCCCGCGTCTGCTCAAGGCCCTGTTCTGGTCTATTCCGCTGCCCTGGATTGCCATCGAGGCGGGCTGGTTCGTGGCCGAGTTCGGTCGCCAGCCGTGGACCATCAGCGACGTGCTGCCGGTGTCGGCGTCTGTCTCCTTGCTGACCCCGGGCCAGCTCTGGTTCAGCCTGATCTCCATCTGCCTCATCTACACCAGCCTGCTGGTAGTGGAGTTGTTCTTGTTGCGTCATGTGATCCGCAAAGGGCCCGCCAGCCTGCAGACGGGTCGCTATCAAGGTGAAGTGTTGCAAAACGGGAGTCCTGCCTGA
- a CDS encoding MFS transporter: MPLALFALTLSAFAIGTTEFVIVGLIPTIAEQLNVSLPSAGLLVSLYALGVAIGAPVLTALTGKVPRKWLLVGLMALFTAGNLLAWQAPGYESLIVARILTGLAHGVFFSVGSTIATGLVAKEKAASAIAIMFSGLTIALVTGVPLGTWIGQVFGWRETFLVVSLLGLVAMVGSLLLIPSNLPKGAASTLREQLSVLTKKPLLLVYAKTALGYGGAFTAFTFLAPILQQVSGFSAGAVSLILLVYGVSVAVGNIWGGKLADKMGPLPALKLLFAGLALVLLVLTFTAPHPVLAVLTVLVWGAFAFGNVPGLQVLVVKQAEQHTPRAVDVASGLNIAAFNVGIALGSVIGGLVVEHLGLMHTPWIGALIVLLAYGLTHVSERQAARVALPA; encoded by the coding sequence ATGCCACTGGCGTTATTTGCCCTCACCCTGAGTGCCTTTGCGATCGGCACCACCGAATTCGTGATCGTGGGGCTTATCCCCACCATCGCCGAGCAGCTGAATGTCTCGCTGCCCTCGGCGGGCCTGTTGGTCAGCCTCTATGCCCTTGGCGTGGCCATCGGCGCCCCCGTGCTCACGGCGCTGACCGGCAAGGTGCCGCGCAAGTGGCTGCTGGTGGGGCTGATGGCGCTCTTCACCGCCGGCAATCTGCTCGCCTGGCAAGCCCCCGGTTACGAGAGCCTGATCGTGGCCCGCATCCTGACCGGGCTGGCGCACGGGGTCTTCTTCTCGGTGGGCAGCACCATCGCCACCGGCTTGGTGGCCAAGGAGAAAGCGGCCAGCGCCATCGCCATCATGTTCAGCGGCCTCACCATCGCGCTGGTGACCGGCGTCCCCCTCGGCACCTGGATTGGTCAGGTCTTTGGCTGGCGCGAAACCTTTCTGGTGGTGAGCCTGCTGGGCCTCGTCGCCATGGTGGGCAGCCTGCTGCTGATCCCGAGCAACCTGCCCAAGGGGGCGGCCTCGACCCTTCGCGAGCAGCTCTCGGTGCTCACCAAAAAGCCGCTGCTGCTGGTCTACGCCAAGACCGCGCTCGGTTACGGCGGCGCCTTCACCGCCTTTACCTTCCTCGCTCCCATTCTGCAGCAGGTGAGCGGCTTTAGCGCCGGCGCGGTGAGCCTCATTCTGCTGGTGTACGGGGTATCGGTCGCCGTCGGCAATATCTGGGGTGGCAAGCTGGCCGACAAGATGGGCCCGCTGCCTGCACTGAAGCTGCTGTTTGCCGGTCTCGCACTGGTGCTGCTGGTGCTCACCTTCACCGCGCCGCACCCGGTGCTGGCGGTGCTGACCGTGCTGGTGTGGGGTGCCTTTGCCTTTGGCAACGTGCCGGGTCTGCAGGTGCTGGTAGTGAAACAGGCCGAGCAGCACACCCCCAGGGCGGTGGACGTGGCATCGGGCCTCAATATCGCCGCCTTCAACGTCGGCATTGCGCTCGGCTCCGTCATCGGCGGCCTGGTGGTGGAGCACCTGGGGTTGATGCACACCCCCTGGATCGGGGCGCTGATCGTGCTGCTGGCCTACGGCCTCACCCATGTCAGCGAGCGGCAGGCCGCCCGGGTCGCCCTCCCCGCCTAA
- a CDS encoding aminotransferase-like domain-containing protein has protein sequence MSLYGQLADQLQQQITSGLWQPGERIPSIRQSCKTHGLSPMTVLQAYQLLESRGLILARPQSGYYVKAAPSRPAASLPQQAHYSGSVDINDLVFEVLQASKSRELVPLGMAVADPTLFPHPQLGRALASSMRRLDPFSTVADLPPGNEALRRAIAQRYAGEGLAVDPQQIIITTGAMEALSLSLQVLTEPGDWVVVESPTFYGALQAIERLKLNAVEIPVIPGVGIDLALLEEALAQRPIKACWLMGNVQHPLGHTMPDDHKQALMALLNRRGVALVEDDVYAEVYFGRERPRPIKYWDSCGDSLLCSSFSKCLAPGFRVGWVVAGRHAERVQRLQLMSTLSTNVPSQLALAEMLRQGGVDAHFRRLRHTLAQRQQQMRAALLRLLPGEVSISSPDGGYFLWLEFDPRLDSRALHAQALASGFSLAPGALFSSKGLHNHCLRLNSSHPWSEQLEAALTRLAELIHQQLDSAPAKDQKAP, from the coding sequence ATGTCCCTATACGGCCAGCTGGCAGATCAGCTGCAACAGCAGATAACGAGCGGCCTCTGGCAGCCGGGGGAGCGCATCCCCTCCATCCGCCAGAGCTGCAAGACCCATGGCCTCAGCCCCATGACGGTGCTGCAGGCCTATCAGCTGCTGGAAAGCCGCGGCCTCATCCTGGCGCGGCCCCAGTCCGGCTACTACGTCAAGGCAGCCCCCTCCCGCCCGGCCGCCAGCCTGCCCCAGCAGGCGCACTACAGCGGTTCGGTGGACATCAACGATCTGGTGTTCGAGGTGCTGCAGGCGAGCAAGTCGCGGGAGCTGGTGCCGCTCGGCATGGCGGTGGCCGATCCCACCCTGTTCCCCCACCCCCAGCTCGGCCGGGCGCTGGCCAGCAGCATGCGCCGGCTCGACCCCTTCAGCACGGTGGCAGATCTGCCCCCCGGCAACGAGGCGCTGCGCCGGGCCATCGCCCAGCGCTACGCCGGCGAGGGGCTGGCGGTAGATCCCCAGCAGATCATCATCACCACCGGCGCCATGGAGGCGCTCTCCCTCAGCCTGCAGGTACTGACCGAGCCCGGCGACTGGGTGGTGGTGGAATCCCCCACCTTCTACGGCGCCCTGCAGGCCATCGAGCGACTCAAGCTCAATGCGGTGGAGATCCCGGTGATCCCGGGAGTGGGCATCGATCTCGCCCTGCTGGAGGAGGCCCTCGCCCAGCGCCCCATCAAGGCGTGCTGGCTGATGGGCAATGTCCAGCACCCGCTCGGCCACACCATGCCGGATGACCACAAGCAGGCGCTGATGGCGCTGCTCAATCGGCGCGGGGTGGCACTGGTGGAGGACGACGTCTATGCCGAGGTCTACTTCGGCCGCGAGCGGCCAAGGCCCATCAAGTATTGGGATAGCTGTGGCGACAGCCTGCTGTGCAGCTCCTTTTCCAAGTGCCTGGCGCCCGGCTTTCGGGTCGGCTGGGTGGTGGCCGGTCGTCACGCCGAGCGGGTGCAGCGACTGCAGCTGATGTCGACCCTCTCCACCAATGTGCCAAGCCAGCTGGCGCTGGCCGAGATGCTGCGCCAGGGCGGCGTGGATGCCCACTTTCGCCGGCTGCGCCACACCCTGGCCCAGCGCCAGCAGCAGATGCGGGCCGCCCTGCTGCGCCTGCTGCCGGGGGAAGTGAGCATCTCCTCCCCCGATGGCGGCTACTTTCTCTGGCTCGAGTTTGACCCGCGCCTCGACAGCCGTGCCCTGCACGCCCAGGCGCTGGCCAGCGGTTTTTCACTGGCCCCCGGCGCCCTCTTCTCCAGCAAGGGGCTGCACAACCACTGTCTGCGCCTCAACAGCTCCCATCCCTGGAGCGAGCAGCTGGAGGCGGCCCTCACCCGGTTGGCCGAGCTCATTCACCAACAGCTGGACTCAGCTCCCGCCAAAGACCAAAAGGCCCCATGA
- the cydX gene encoding cytochrome bd-I oxidase subunit CydX, with translation MWYFTWILGLGFALLCGLVNLLWLEARWAADEDLKES, from the coding sequence ATGTGGTATTTCACCTGGATTCTGGGACTGGGCTTCGCCCTGTTGTGCGGGCTAGTCAACCTGCTCTGGCTGGAGGCGCGCTGGGCCGCCGATGAGGATCTCAAGGAGTCTTGA
- the cydB gene encoding cytochrome d ubiquinol oxidase subunit II: MDYETLKLIWWGLVLFMLVGFVVMDGFDLGVAMLLPVVAKNDEERRVLLNSVGPVWEGNQVWLIAGAGALFAAWPLVYAAAFSALYVPFMFLLFGLFLRPVGFDYRSKLADPVWRRWWDRALVVGGLLPTLVFGATLGFLLQGLPFRFDAALRIHYGAFDFHWPLLLTCMGTALALLLLHGASFLQCKTQGEIARRCARQSLWLGPLASGLFALGGVWLSQMAGYRVLEIGDINGALTPLMKEVGVAQQGWLANFVAHPWLWCVPALGLVLPMVSSLASARELPRTALLASGGACASMMLTIAIALFPFVLPSSLDPSSSLTLWDSTSSERTLFIMLGIVGVLMPINIGYTLWVYRVVRGKMSAQQIRQHGHSLY; encoded by the coding sequence ATGGATTACGAAACCCTGAAATTGATCTGGTGGGGGCTGGTGCTGTTCATGCTGGTCGGCTTCGTGGTGATGGACGGCTTCGATCTCGGCGTGGCCATGCTGCTGCCGGTGGTGGCCAAGAACGACGAGGAGCGACGGGTGCTGCTTAACAGCGTGGGGCCGGTGTGGGAGGGCAATCAGGTGTGGCTCATCGCCGGGGCCGGCGCCCTGTTTGCCGCCTGGCCGCTGGTCTATGCCGCCGCCTTCTCGGCGCTCTACGTGCCCTTCATGTTCCTGCTGTTCGGCCTGTTCCTGCGCCCGGTCGGTTTTGACTATCGCAGCAAGCTGGCGGACCCGGTCTGGCGCCGCTGGTGGGATCGCGCCCTGGTAGTGGGCGGCCTGCTGCCGACCCTGGTGTTTGGCGCAACCTTGGGCTTTTTGCTGCAGGGGCTGCCGTTTCGCTTCGATGCGGCCCTTCGCATCCACTACGGTGCCTTTGACTTCCACTGGCCGCTGCTGTTGACCTGCATGGGGACGGCGCTGGCGCTGTTGTTGCTGCACGGTGCCAGCTTCCTGCAGTGCAAGACCCAGGGGGAGATCGCCCGGCGCTGCGCCCGCCAGAGCCTCTGGCTCGGCCCGCTGGCGAGCGGCCTGTTTGCCCTGGGCGGCGTCTGGCTCAGCCAGATGGCCGGCTACCGGGTGCTGGAGATAGGGGATATCAACGGGGCGCTCACCCCGCTGATGAAGGAGGTGGGGGTGGCCCAGCAGGGCTGGCTTGCCAATTTTGTCGCCCATCCCTGGCTCTGGTGCGTGCCGGCCCTCGGCCTGGTGCTGCCCATGGTGAGCAGCCTGGCCAGCGCCCGCGAGCTGCCGCGCACGGCCCTGCTCGCCAGCGGCGGTGCCTGCGCCAGCATGATGCTGACCATTGCCATCGCCCTGTTCCCGTTCGTGCTGCCCTCGTCGCTGGATCCGTCCAGCAGCCTGACCCTGTGGGACAGCACCTCCAGCGAGCGCACCCTCTTCATCATGCTGGGGATTGTCGGGGTGCTGATGCCCATCAACATCGGTTATACCCTCTGGGTTTATCGGGTGGTGCGCGGCAAGATGAGCGCCCAGCAGATCCGCCAGCACGGCCACAGCCTCTACTAA